The Vallicoccus soli genome window below encodes:
- a CDS encoding DUF3099 domain-containing protein produces MHDDDEAHDIVTPTDEEARRRDLEVRRRRYFAVMVPCLLLVAFGFFVPAPTALRVAACAVAAVLPPVAAVVGNGGVRRGRWQR; encoded by the coding sequence GTGCACGACGACGACGAGGCGCACGACATCGTCACGCCCACCGACGAGGAGGCCCGCCGGCGCGACCTGGAGGTCCGCCGGCGCCGCTACTTCGCGGTCATGGTGCCGTGCCTGCTGCTCGTCGCCTTCGGCTTCTTCGTGCCCGCCCCGACCGCGCTGCGGGTCGCGGCCTGCGCCGTCGCCGCGGTGCTGCCGCCGGTCGCCGCGGTGGTGGGCAACGGCGGCGTGCGCCGCGGCCGCTGGCAGCGCTGA
- a CDS encoding ABC transporter permease, translated as MTAQAVEPLPGGAAPGRPDGAGGPQGRARRALRYAGLPVVLLLVLAAVWVWIATADLDSIEERLLEPAVLREQLARHLELVGVSTVLVVAVALPLGVLATRPAARRVAPLVVGFANAAQTVPSFGVLVLIAVALGQIGFWPSIAALVLYAFLPVLRNTMVGLTQVDPAVVESARGMGMSPLTVLRRIELPLAVPVIIAGIRTAAVINVGTATIAALVNAGGLGQTIYQGLTLGRASAQVVGAVLAGVLALLVDHVLDVTEELVRPRGL; from the coding sequence GTGACCGCCCAGGCCGTCGAGCCGCTGCCGGGCGGGGCCGCGCCGGGGCGCCCCGACGGCGCGGGCGGCCCGCAGGGGCGCGCCCGCCGCGCGCTGCGCTACGCCGGGCTGCCCGTCGTGCTGCTGCTCGTCCTCGCGGCGGTCTGGGTGTGGATCGCGACCGCCGACCTCGACAGCATCGAGGAGCGGCTGCTCGAGCCGGCGGTGCTGCGCGAGCAGCTGGCGCGCCACCTCGAGCTCGTCGGGGTCTCGACGGTGCTCGTGGTCGCGGTGGCGCTGCCCCTGGGGGTCCTCGCGACGCGGCCCGCCGCGCGGCGGGTCGCCCCGCTCGTCGTGGGCTTCGCCAACGCGGCGCAGACCGTGCCCTCGTTCGGCGTCCTCGTGCTCATCGCGGTCGCCCTCGGGCAGATCGGCTTCTGGCCCTCGATCGCGGCGCTCGTGCTCTACGCGTTCCTGCCCGTGCTGCGCAACACGATGGTCGGCCTCACCCAGGTCGACCCCGCGGTCGTGGAGTCCGCCCGCGGCATGGGGATGTCGCCGCTCACGGTGCTGCGCCGCATCGAGCTGCCGCTCGCGGTGCCCGTGATCATCGCCGGGATCCGCACGGCGGCCGTCATCAACGTGGGCACGGCCACCATCGCCGCGCTCGTGAACGCGGGCGGCCTGGGCCAGACGATCTACCAGGGCCTGACGCTCGGACGCGCCTCCGCCCAGGTGGTCGGCGCGGTCCTGGCCGGCGTGCTGGCCCTGCTCGTCGACCACGTCCTCGACGTCACGGAGGAGCTCGTACGGCCCCGCGGCCTCTGA
- a CDS encoding glycine betaine ABC transporter substrate-binding protein: MTAPAPVRRRALALAASAATALALSACGGDSGGGGGEASEDSVAAGVDLEGVSIAVGSKEFTEQLVLGQIAVQALQAAGADVEDRTNLTGTSTVRSALTGGDIDAYYEYTGTGWITILGNDAPVAGSDEQFQAVKEADAANGITWFAQAEANNTFAIAANQEAVDATGVATLSDYARVAQEDPAAATLCSSPEFITRDDGLPGVERAYGFDLPADRVVQLEPSLVYQQVGQGEQCDFAVVFATDGQVAGQDLTVLEDDEGFFPPYNIAMTMREEAYQAHADAYEELFGAVSEQLTDERLTELNARVDVEGEAPEDVAEEFLTDAGIV; encoded by the coding sequence ATGACCGCTCCCGCACCCGTCCGACGACGGGCCCTGGCCCTCGCCGCGTCCGCCGCCACCGCGCTCGCCCTGTCCGCCTGCGGCGGGGACTCCGGCGGGGGCGGCGGCGAGGCCTCCGAGGACAGCGTCGCCGCCGGCGTCGACCTCGAGGGCGTGAGCATCGCCGTCGGGTCCAAGGAGTTCACCGAGCAGCTCGTGCTCGGGCAGATCGCCGTGCAGGCGCTGCAGGCCGCCGGCGCGGACGTCGAGGACCGCACCAACCTCACCGGCACCTCCACCGTGCGCTCCGCGCTCACCGGGGGCGACATCGACGCGTACTACGAGTACACCGGGACCGGCTGGATCACGATCCTCGGCAACGACGCCCCGGTCGCCGGCTCCGACGAGCAGTTCCAGGCCGTCAAGGAGGCCGACGCCGCCAACGGCATCACGTGGTTCGCGCAGGCCGAGGCCAACAACACCTTCGCCATCGCGGCCAACCAGGAGGCGGTCGACGCGACCGGCGTGGCGACCCTCAGCGACTACGCCAGGGTCGCCCAGGAGGACCCCGCCGCGGCGACCCTCTGCTCGAGCCCGGAGTTCATCACCCGCGACGACGGCCTGCCCGGCGTCGAGCGGGCGTACGGCTTCGACCTGCCCGCCGACCGGGTCGTGCAGCTCGAGCCGTCGCTGGTGTACCAGCAGGTCGGCCAGGGCGAGCAGTGCGACTTCGCCGTCGTCTTCGCCACCGACGGCCAGGTCGCGGGCCAGGACCTGACCGTGCTGGAGGACGACGAGGGCTTCTTCCCGCCGTACAACATCGCGATGACGATGCGCGAGGAGGCGTACCAGGCCCACGCCGACGCGTACGAGGAGCTGTTCGGCGCGGTCTCCGAGCAGCTCACCGACGAGCGCCTCACCGAGCTCAACGCCCGGGTCGACGTGGAGGGCGAGGCCCCGGAGGACGTCGCCGAGGAGTTCCTCACCGACGCGGGCATCGTCTGA
- a CDS encoding putative bifunctional diguanylate cyclase/phosphodiesterase, whose amino-acid sequence MTPPAGPALRRALGSWRLLAALLVVAAVALGLLAHALGRSERERTEAHLVETAALVEDIALSGHLHGGALAPGAAAQVRADAERLVRQGTLVGLQLWTADGTAVLSDARDPDPPSAEELAHFAAVLAGQPRVEFEHDEGRERASATVLLQPHDRAGRPSGLVAEVLLPQDDVVERMAALTTRLYVAAVGVVLGLLVLLVAARRRVARREHEALHDALTGLGNRVMLHQHGGALLERRRAQPARGALALLLLDLDGFKDVNDTLGHAVGDQLLVEVGATLVASVRPDDLVVRLGGDEFAVLVAGLRGDDPAAAALRVGRGVADALARPYSVGGVSLEVGASVGVVVAPLHGDDLDLLLRRADVAMYQVKRDGGGARLYDEASDPHDEAQLGLLAQLRVGIEQGQLLLDYQPKVELRTGVTVGFEALVRWEHPTRGRLGPDVFIPLAERTALMRPLTAWVLREAARECARWRSEGRDLSVAVNITPRTLLEPDLAGQVARLLADAGLPGEALELEITETAVMVDPVRAAQTLRELRAIGVGVAIDDFGAGYTSLSYLKSLPVRSLKIDRGFVTHLVDNREDEAVARSVVALGHDLGLTVVAEGVETEEAQARLRELGCDEVQGYLLARPLPSAEVDAWLQRTGPGATTGARPA is encoded by the coding sequence GTGACCCCTCCCGCCGGACCCGCCCTGCGCCGCGCACTGGGCTCGTGGCGCCTGCTGGCCGCCCTGCTCGTCGTGGCGGCCGTCGCCCTCGGGCTCCTCGCGCACGCCCTCGGCCGGTCCGAGCGCGAGCGGACCGAGGCGCACCTGGTCGAGACCGCCGCGCTCGTCGAGGACATCGCGCTCTCGGGGCACCTGCACGGCGGCGCGCTCGCGCCGGGCGCGGCCGCGCAGGTGCGCGCCGACGCCGAGCGGCTCGTGCGCCAGGGGACCCTCGTCGGCCTGCAGCTGTGGACCGCCGACGGGACTGCCGTCCTGTCCGACGCGAGGGACCCCGACCCGCCGAGCGCCGAGGAGCTCGCCCACTTCGCGGCCGTGCTGGCGGGGCAGCCGCGCGTGGAGTTCGAGCACGACGAGGGGCGGGAGCGGGCCAGCGCGACCGTGCTGCTGCAGCCCCACGACCGCGCGGGGCGCCCCAGCGGGCTCGTCGCCGAGGTCCTGCTGCCGCAGGACGACGTGGTGGAGCGCATGGCCGCCCTCACCACGCGCCTCTACGTCGCCGCGGTCGGCGTCGTGCTCGGGCTCCTGGTCCTGCTCGTGGCCGCCCGCCGGCGGGTGGCGCGCCGGGAGCACGAGGCCCTGCACGACGCCCTGACCGGCCTCGGCAACCGGGTCATGCTGCACCAGCACGGGGGCGCGCTGCTCGAGCGCCGGCGGGCCCAGCCCGCCCGCGGCGCGCTGGCCCTGCTCCTGCTCGACCTCGACGGCTTCAAGGACGTCAACGACACGCTCGGGCACGCGGTCGGCGACCAGCTGCTCGTCGAGGTGGGCGCGACGCTGGTCGCCAGCGTGCGCCCCGACGACCTCGTGGTCCGCCTCGGCGGCGACGAGTTCGCGGTGCTGGTCGCCGGGCTGCGCGGCGACGACCCGGCCGCGGCGGCGCTGCGCGTGGGCCGGGGGGTGGCCGACGCGCTCGCGCGGCCGTACTCGGTCGGCGGGGTGAGCCTCGAGGTGGGGGCCAGCGTGGGGGTGGTGGTGGCGCCGCTGCACGGCGACGACCTCGACCTGCTGCTGCGCCGCGCGGACGTGGCGATGTACCAGGTCAAGCGGGACGGCGGCGGGGCCCGGCTCTACGACGAGGCCAGCGACCCGCACGACGAGGCCCAGCTCGGGCTGCTGGCGCAGCTGCGCGTCGGCATCGAGCAGGGCCAGCTGCTGCTGGACTACCAGCCCAAGGTGGAGCTGCGGACCGGGGTGACGGTCGGCTTCGAGGCGCTGGTGCGCTGGGAGCACCCCACCCGCGGCCGGCTCGGCCCGGACGTGTTCATCCCGCTCGCGGAGCGGACCGCGCTCATGCGCCCGCTCACCGCGTGGGTGCTGCGCGAGGCCGCGCGCGAGTGCGCCCGCTGGCGCAGCGAGGGCCGCGACCTCTCCGTGGCGGTCAACATCACCCCGCGCACGCTGCTCGAGCCCGACCTCGCCGGGCAGGTCGCGCGGCTGCTGGCCGACGCCGGCCTGCCGGGCGAGGCGCTCGAGCTGGAGATCACCGAGACCGCGGTCATGGTGGACCCGGTGCGCGCGGCGCAGACGCTGCGCGAGCTGCGCGCGATCGGCGTCGGCGTCGCGATCGACGACTTCGGCGCCGGCTACACCTCGCTGTCGTACCTGAAGTCGCTGCCGGTCCGCAGCCTGAAGATCGACCGCGGCTTCGTCACCCACCTCGTGGACAACCGGGAGGACGAGGCGGTGGCCCGCTCCGTCGTCGCCCTGGGCCACGACCTCGGGCTGACCGTGGTGGCGGAGGGCGTGGAGACGGAGGAGGCGCAGGCGCGGCTGCGCGAGCTGGGGTGCGACGAGGTGCAGGGGTACCTGCTCGCCCGCCCCCTCCCGTCCGCGGAGGTGGACGCCTGGCTGCAGCGCACCGGCCCCGGGGCGACGACGGGCGCGCGGCCGGCCTGA
- a CDS encoding betaine/proline/choline family ABC transporter ATP-binding protein (Members of the family are the ATP-binding subunit of ABC transporters for substrates such as betaine, L-proline or other amino acids, choline, carnitine, etc. The substrate specificity is best determined from the substrate-binding subunit, rather than this subunit, as it interacts with the permease subunit and not with substrate directly.), whose amino-acid sequence MTEPMIRLEGLTKRYPGQEHPAVEALDLDVPAGEIVILVGPSGCGKTTTMKMVNRIIEPTAGRILLEGEDVTRVDPDRLRRRIGYVIQQVGLFPHMTIAQNVATVPRLLGWPRQRVAARTDELLELVGLDPAAYRDRYPKALSGGQRQRVGVARALAADPPVMLMDEPFGALDPISRERLQNEFLRLQEEIRKTIVFVTHDIDEAIKMGDRIAILRERSVVAQYDTPENVLSAPADDFVREFIGSGASLKRLGLARVRDFALADRPVALMAEGPAAALAVLQRSGADAVLLLDDERRPRRWAGARDLARAADDPAGGARALERVGMEVRAVVEPQATLAGALDAMLTSRVGGVVVVDPRGAYLGAVDMSVIMAAAETMRAAARQAAGGDGAGDGPGARTAEGAR is encoded by the coding sequence ATGACCGAGCCGATGATCCGGCTCGAGGGCCTGACCAAGCGCTACCCCGGCCAGGAGCACCCCGCCGTGGAGGCGCTCGACCTCGACGTGCCCGCGGGGGAGATCGTGATCCTCGTCGGGCCCTCCGGCTGCGGGAAGACGACGACGATGAAGATGGTCAACCGGATCATCGAGCCGACGGCGGGGCGCATCCTGCTCGAGGGCGAGGACGTCACCCGCGTCGACCCGGACCGGCTGCGCCGGCGGATCGGCTACGTCATCCAGCAGGTCGGGCTGTTCCCGCACATGACGATCGCGCAGAACGTCGCCACGGTCCCGCGCCTGCTCGGGTGGCCGAGGCAGCGGGTGGCCGCGCGCACCGACGAGCTGCTCGAGCTGGTGGGCCTGGACCCGGCGGCGTACCGCGACCGCTACCCGAAGGCGCTCTCCGGCGGGCAGCGCCAGCGGGTCGGCGTCGCGCGCGCGCTGGCCGCGGACCCGCCCGTCATGCTCATGGACGAGCCGTTCGGCGCGCTCGACCCGATCAGCCGCGAGCGCCTGCAGAACGAGTTCCTGCGGCTGCAGGAGGAGATCCGCAAGACCATCGTCTTCGTCACGCACGACATCGACGAGGCGATCAAGATGGGCGACCGGATCGCGATCCTGCGCGAGCGCTCGGTCGTGGCGCAGTACGACACCCCCGAGAACGTCCTCTCCGCGCCCGCCGACGACTTCGTGCGCGAGTTCATCGGCAGCGGCGCGAGCCTCAAGCGCCTGGGCCTGGCCCGGGTCCGCGACTTCGCCCTCGCCGACCGGCCGGTCGCGCTGATGGCCGAGGGCCCGGCGGCGGCGCTCGCCGTCCTGCAGCGCTCGGGCGCCGACGCGGTCCTGCTGCTCGACGACGAGCGCCGGCCGCGGCGCTGGGCCGGGGCGCGCGACCTCGCCCGCGCGGCCGACGACCCGGCGGGCGGCGCCCGGGCGCTGGAGCGCGTGGGGATGGAGGTCCGCGCCGTGGTGGAGCCGCAGGCCACCCTCGCCGGCGCCCTCGACGCGATGCTCACCAGCCGGGTCGGCGGCGTCGTCGTGGTCGACCCGCGCGGCGCCTACCTCGGCGCGGTGGACATGAGCGTGATCATGGCCGCCGCCGAGACGATGCGCGCCGCCGCGCGCCAGGCGGCAGGCGGCGACGGCGCCGGGGACGGGCCCGGCGCCCGTACCGCCGAGGGGGCCCGGTGA
- the hemB gene encoding porphobilinogen synthase: MAGFPAVRPRRLRRTPALRRLVAETRLHPADLVLPVFVREGVREPVPVSSMPGVVQHTLDSLRAAAVEAAEAGVGGIMLFGVPEEKDARGSAGTDPDGILQQGIRAVVEEVGDATVVMSDLCLDEFTDHGHCGLLAPDGSVDNDATLEVYAEMARAQADAGVHVVGPSGMMDGQVGVVRRALDGAGHQDVAVLAYAAKYASGFYGPFREAVQSSLQGDRKTYQQDAANLTESLREVALDVAEGADMVMVKPASAFLDVLRRVADSVDVPVAAYQVSGEYSMVEAAAAHGWIDRDRVVHETLTSIRRAGAQVVLTYWASEVARDLRRA; the protein is encoded by the coding sequence ATGGCGGGCTTCCCCGCGGTGCGCCCGCGCCGGCTGCGGCGCACGCCCGCGCTGCGCCGGCTCGTCGCCGAGACCCGGCTGCACCCGGCCGACCTCGTGCTGCCGGTGTTCGTGCGCGAGGGCGTGCGCGAGCCGGTGCCGGTCTCCTCGATGCCCGGCGTCGTGCAGCACACCCTCGACTCGCTGCGCGCGGCGGCGGTGGAGGCGGCCGAGGCGGGGGTCGGCGGGATCATGCTCTTCGGCGTCCCCGAGGAGAAGGACGCCCGCGGCTCGGCGGGCACCGACCCCGACGGGATCCTGCAGCAGGGCATCCGGGCCGTCGTCGAGGAGGTCGGCGACGCGACCGTCGTCATGAGCGACCTGTGCCTCGACGAGTTCACCGACCACGGGCACTGCGGCCTGCTGGCGCCCGACGGGTCCGTGGACAACGACGCCACCCTCGAGGTGTACGCCGAGATGGCCCGCGCGCAGGCCGACGCCGGCGTCCACGTGGTGGGGCCCAGCGGCATGATGGACGGCCAGGTCGGCGTCGTGCGCCGTGCGCTGGACGGCGCGGGGCACCAGGACGTGGCCGTCCTCGCCTACGCGGCGAAGTACGCGTCCGGCTTCTACGGCCCCTTCCGCGAGGCCGTGCAGTCCTCGCTGCAGGGCGACCGCAAGACCTACCAGCAGGACGCGGCCAACCTCACCGAGTCGCTGCGCGAGGTCGCGCTCGACGTCGCCGAGGGCGCCGACATGGTCATGGTCAAGCCCGCGTCGGCGTTCCTCGACGTGCTCCGGCGGGTCGCCGACAGCGTCGACGTGCCCGTCGCGGCGTACCAGGTGTCGGGGGAGTACTCCATGGTCGAGGCCGCCGCGGCCCACGGCTGGATCGACCGCGACCGCGTCGTGCACGAGACCCTCACCTCGATCCGCCGGGCGGGGGCGCAGGTCGTGCTCACGTACTGGGCGAGCGAGGTCGCCCGGGACCTGCGCCGGGCCTGA
- a CDS encoding uroporphyrinogen-III synthase translates to MTRPTKKTTTRESKAPGTVAFVGAGPGDPSLLTLRAAELLGRADVVVLDGRPAEALLAHCREGVEVVDPATGDEGAPLAAAARTKLAAQSAKGGRRVVRLLEGDPALFGTLAEEAAACARAGVPFEVVPGVSAASAVPAYAGIPLCDGKTRGVHVAATAHGPVDWAALADSASTAVVLAAADEVADVAAGLIGAGRSPRTPAAATRAGTTVAQQTVVSTLDCLADDVKVAGLDERLVVVVGPVVGLREKLSWFETKPLFGWRVLVPRTKEQAGALSEQLVAHGAVPSEVPTIAVEPPRTPQQMERAIKGLVTGRYEWTAFTSRNAVKAVREKFEEFGLDARAFAGIKVAAVGEQTAADLLAWGIKPDLVPSGEQSARGLLEDWPAYDSVFDPIDRVFLPRADIATETLVAGLVELGWEVDDVTAYRTVRAAPPPADVREAIKGGGFDAVLFTSSSTVRNLVGIAGKPHPSTVIACIGPQTAATAEEHGLRVDVLAAEPSVAALAAGLAEFGLAARAAALEAGEPVLRPSQRRPAARRKAT, encoded by the coding sequence GTGACCCGCCCGACGAAGAAGACCACCACCCGCGAGTCGAAGGCGCCCGGGACCGTCGCGTTCGTGGGCGCCGGCCCCGGCGACCCCTCGCTGCTCACGCTGCGCGCCGCCGAGCTGCTCGGGCGCGCCGACGTCGTCGTCCTCGACGGCCGGCCCGCCGAGGCCCTGCTGGCGCACTGCCGCGAGGGCGTCGAGGTGGTCGACCCGGCGACCGGCGACGAGGGCGCGCCCCTCGCCGCGGCCGCGCGCACCAAGCTCGCCGCGCAGTCGGCCAAGGGCGGGCGCCGCGTCGTACGGCTGCTCGAGGGCGACCCCGCGCTCTTCGGCACCCTCGCCGAGGAGGCGGCGGCCTGCGCCCGCGCCGGGGTGCCCTTCGAGGTCGTGCCGGGCGTGAGCGCGGCCAGCGCGGTCCCGGCCTACGCCGGCATCCCCCTGTGCGACGGCAAGACGCGCGGCGTGCACGTCGCCGCGACCGCGCACGGCCCGGTCGACTGGGCCGCGCTCGCGGACAGCGCCTCCACCGCCGTCGTGCTGGCCGCGGCCGACGAGGTCGCCGACGTCGCCGCCGGGCTCATCGGTGCGGGCCGCTCGCCGCGCACCCCGGCCGCCGCCACGCGCGCCGGCACGACGGTCGCGCAGCAGACCGTCGTGTCCACGCTCGACTGCCTCGCCGACGACGTGAAGGTCGCCGGCCTCGACGAGCGCCTCGTCGTCGTCGTCGGGCCCGTGGTCGGCCTGCGCGAGAAGCTGTCGTGGTTCGAGACCAAGCCGCTCTTCGGCTGGCGGGTGCTCGTCCCGCGCACGAAGGAGCAGGCCGGCGCCCTCTCCGAGCAGCTCGTCGCCCACGGCGCGGTGCCCTCGGAGGTGCCGACCATCGCCGTCGAGCCGCCGCGCACCCCGCAGCAGATGGAGCGCGCGATCAAGGGGCTCGTGACGGGGCGCTACGAGTGGACCGCCTTCACCTCGCGCAACGCGGTCAAGGCCGTGCGGGAGAAGTTCGAGGAGTTCGGCCTCGACGCGCGCGCGTTCGCCGGGATCAAGGTGGCGGCCGTCGGCGAGCAGACCGCCGCCGACCTGCTCGCCTGGGGCATCAAGCCCGACCTCGTGCCCTCGGGGGAGCAGTCCGCGCGCGGGCTGCTCGAGGACTGGCCGGCGTACGACTCCGTCTTCGACCCCATCGACCGCGTCTTCCTGCCGCGCGCTGACATCGCCACCGAGACCCTCGTCGCCGGGCTCGTCGAGCTCGGCTGGGAGGTCGACGACGTCACGGCCTACCGCACCGTCCGCGCGGCCCCGCCGCCCGCCGACGTGCGCGAGGCCATCAAGGGCGGGGGCTTCGACGCGGTGCTCTTCACCTCGAGCAGCACCGTGCGCAACCTCGTCGGCATCGCCGGCAAGCCCCACCCGTCCACGGTCATCGCCTGCATCGGCCCCCAGACCGCCGCGACGGCGGAGGAGCACGGCCTGCGGGTCGACGTGCTCGCGGCCGAGCCGTCGGTGGCCGCGCTGGCGGCCGGCCTCGCCGAGTTCGGGCTCGCCGCCCGGGCCGCCGCGCTCGAGGCCGGCGAGCCGGTGCTGCGCCCGTCGCAGCGGCGCCCGGCCGCCCGGCGCAAGGCCACCTGA
- a CDS encoding ABC transporter permease yields MGVVDYVVDNADRMLELGREHLLLVLTALAVGTVLGVALGLLTYRRPALSAAVVRVEGLLLVVPSLAMYALLVPVLGIGERSVVVALTLYSLLAITRNTVVGLRGVDPAVVESARGTGMGRARTLLRVELPLAWPVLLTGVRVSAVLLVSIAALASIVGGGGYGELIFAALRVITGPNALDLVLAGTLGTVAVGLLLDAAFLLLTRLTTPRGLR; encoded by the coding sequence GTGGGCGTCGTCGACTACGTGGTCGACAACGCCGACCGCATGCTCGAGCTCGGGCGGGAGCACCTCCTGCTCGTCCTCACCGCGCTCGCCGTCGGCACGGTCCTCGGCGTCGCGCTGGGGCTGCTGACCTACCGCCGGCCCGCGCTGAGCGCGGCGGTCGTGCGGGTCGAGGGCCTCCTGCTCGTCGTCCCCTCGCTGGCCATGTACGCGCTCCTGGTGCCGGTCCTCGGCATCGGCGAGCGCTCCGTCGTCGTCGCGCTGACCCTCTACAGCCTCCTGGCGATCACCCGGAACACGGTCGTCGGGCTGCGCGGGGTGGACCCCGCGGTCGTCGAGTCCGCGCGGGGCACCGGCATGGGCCGGGCCCGGACGCTGCTGCGCGTCGAGCTGCCGCTCGCCTGGCCGGTCCTGCTCACCGGCGTGCGGGTGTCCGCCGTCCTGCTCGTGAGCATCGCCGCGCTGGCGAGCATCGTCGGCGGCGGCGGCTACGGGGAGCTGATCTTCGCCGCGCTGCGGGTCATCACCGGCCCGAACGCCCTGGACCTCGTGCTCGCGGGGACCCTGGGCACGGTCGCCGTCGGGCTGCTGCTCGACGCCGCCTTCCTGCTCCTGACCCGCCTGACGACCCCGAGGGGGCTGCGATGA
- a CDS encoding thiamine pyrophosphate-binding protein — protein MSAPTTAAAVVDTAVAHGVEVVLGVPGTHNLELYRHVQRHVAAGRLRHVVPRHEQGAGYAADGWARATGRPAMVLTTSGPGLLNALTAAATSYADSVPALYVSPGVPRGEEGRDLGTLHETRDASGAVGRLLAASTRADGPATAAAAVARALAPGGRRRPRHVEVPLDVMELPWDGAVPARVPYEPPVPAPDALARAAALLRGDVVVLAGGGALDAGGPLRAVAEALDAPVLTTTAAKGLLDEDHPLAVGAHVRLRAAQEALAAADAVLVVGSELGDSDLWGGAVVPRAAVRVDVEEGQLDKNLAAGELAALHGDAGATLAALLPLLAPRRRGGADRAAALRARCRAEALRDAGPGAELAEAVGRVLPGDAVLAGDSSQVAYYGAVHFTRRDRPRRFCYCPGFATLGYALPAAVGAALALPGAPAVALVGDGALMFSVQELMTAVEQRLPVVTVVVDNGGFREIRDGMLARGIPPLAVDLERPDLVALARAFGADAEPVPAGGLEDALARALQRSLERRRPGVLVVDLT, from the coding sequence GTGAGCGCACCGACCACCGCCGCCGCCGTGGTCGACACCGCCGTCGCCCACGGCGTCGAGGTCGTGCTCGGGGTGCCGGGGACGCACAACCTCGAGCTCTACCGGCACGTGCAGCGCCACGTCGCGGCCGGCCGGCTGCGGCACGTCGTCCCCCGGCACGAGCAGGGGGCGGGCTACGCGGCGGACGGCTGGGCCCGCGCCACCGGCCGCCCGGCGATGGTGCTCACGACGAGCGGGCCGGGCCTGCTCAACGCGCTGACCGCCGCCGCGACCTCGTACGCCGACTCGGTGCCGGCCCTCTACGTCTCGCCGGGGGTGCCGCGGGGCGAGGAGGGGCGCGACCTGGGCACGCTCCACGAGACCCGGGACGCCTCGGGCGCGGTGGGGCGCCTGCTCGCCGCCAGCACCCGCGCCGACGGCCCCGCGACCGCGGCCGCGGCGGTGGCGCGCGCCCTGGCGCCGGGCGGGCGGCGCCGCCCGCGGCACGTCGAGGTCCCGCTCGACGTGATGGAGCTCCCCTGGGACGGCGCGGTGCCCGCCCGGGTCCCGTACGAGCCGCCCGTCCCGGCGCCGGACGCGCTCGCCCGGGCCGCCGCGCTGCTGCGCGGGGACGTCGTCGTCCTCGCCGGCGGCGGCGCGCTCGACGCGGGCGGGCCGCTGCGGGCCGTGGCCGAGGCCCTCGACGCGCCGGTGCTCACCACGACGGCGGCCAAGGGGCTGCTCGACGAGGACCACCCCTTGGCGGTGGGGGCCCACGTGCGGCTGCGCGCGGCGCAGGAGGCGCTGGCCGCGGCGGACGCGGTGCTCGTCGTCGGCAGCGAGCTCGGCGACAGCGACCTCTGGGGCGGAGCGGTCGTCCCGCGCGCCGCGGTGCGGGTCGACGTCGAGGAGGGGCAGCTCGACAAGAACCTCGCCGCGGGGGAGCTCGCGGCCCTGCACGGCGACGCCGGCGCGACCCTCGCGGCGCTGCTGCCGCTGCTCGCGCCGCGGCGCCGGGGCGGCGCGGACCGGGCGGCGGCGCTGCGGGCGCGCTGCCGGGCGGAGGCTTTGCGCGACGCCGGGCCGGGCGCCGAGCTCGCCGAGGCCGTCGGGCGCGTGCTGCCGGGCGACGCGGTGCTGGCGGGGGACAGCTCGCAGGTCGCCTACTACGGCGCCGTGCACTTCACCCGGCGCGACCGCCCGCGCAGGTTCTGCTACTGCCCGGGCTTCGCCACGCTCGGGTACGCGCTCCCGGCCGCCGTCGGCGCCGCCCTCGCGCTCCCGGGCGCGCCGGCCGTGGCGCTGGTGGGCGACGGGGCGCTCATGTTCAGCGTGCAGGAGCTCATGACCGCGGTCGAGCAGCGCCTGCCCGTGGTCACCGTCGTGGTGGACAACGGCGGGTTCCGCGAGATCCGCGACGGCATGCTCGCGCGCGGCATCCCGCCGCTGGCCGTCGACCTCGAGCGGCCCGACCTCGTCGCCCTCGCGCGCGCCTTCGGCGCCGACGCCGAGCCGGTGCCGGCGGGCGGGCTCGAGGACGCGCTCGCCCGCGCCCTGCAGCGCTCCCTGGAGCGGCGCCGCCCCGGCGTCCTCGTCGTCGACCTCACTTGA